A genomic window from Silene latifolia isolate original U9 population chromosome Y, ASM4854445v1, whole genome shotgun sequence includes:
- the LOC141631878 gene encoding uncharacterized protein LOC141631878 gives MAPPRSVDNAILQALTQILQNQQNQPASPPPLQFPEGDRPGSYTWVASQLTRNKTQTYGGEVDPVALTEWFRELEKSFALYVVREEDKVKLASHFLVKEADRWWTMTSPTSTLEPGFGWDRFKDLVETRFYPKELKQQRLKEFMNLKEGSLSAQAFTETFNELAHYASRLVKNEEEKAFFYLDKITPKLKILIRRDSTSFVSIYDDALWAESSIRAIDEEARASRTSLGKRPLYSTSRPYVAPSRPFVPTSSPSYPNKKRFVPSGQANQGARFLSPSNDKNPKGRMCYHCKKPLHPGIGCFYKQIVCFSYKKPGHKANECPEKKTTTTPTVPERPRGRIFVMSCGVRKQTGVKLISAMKMVNALKKGHQAFLSVVTTSNSPSLPHLKDVPIVCEFPDVFPDELTGIPPEIDVEFSIDLVPGTGPIAKAPYHSED, from the exons ATGGCTCCTCCAAGAtccgtagataatgcaatcttgcaAGCTCTTACTCAAATTCTTCAGAATCAGCAAAACCAACCAGCTTCTCCTCCCCCTCTTCAGTTTCCAGAAGGTGATAGACCCGGTTCTTACACTTGGGTGGCAAGTCAATTGACTCGAAACAAGACTCAAACTTATGGTGGTGAAGTAGACCCGGTGGCACTCACTGAATGGTTTCGGGAATTGGAGAAGAGCTTTGCCTTGTATGTTGTTCGTGAAGAGGACAAGGTGAAATTGGcttctcactttcttgtgaaagAAGCTGATAGATGGTGGACCATGACTAGTCCTACTTCCACACTTGAGCCTGGTTTTGGTTGGGATCGCTTTAAGGATCTAGTTGAGACTAGGTTTTAtccaaaagagctgaaacaacaaaggcttaaagaGTTTATGAATTTGAAGGAAGGAAGTCTTTCTGCCCAAGCCTTTACCGAAACGTTCAATGAACTTGCTCACTATGCTTCTAGACTtgtcaaaaatgaagaagaaaaggctttCTTTTACCTTGACAAGATTACTCCAAAGCTTAAGATCTTGATCCGTAGGGATTCCACTTCCTTTGTCTCAATCTATGATGATGCATTATGGGCCGAGAGCTCTATTCGGGCTATTGATGAAGAGGCTCGTGCTTCTCGTACTTCCCTTGGCAAGAGGCCACTCTACTCCACTtctaggccttatgttgctccttcTAGACCCTTTGTGCCTACTTCTTCCCCCTCTTATCCTAACAAAAAGAGGTTTGTTCCGAGTGGACAAGCAAATCAAGGCGCTCGTTTTCTATCTCCTAGCAACGACAAAAATCCTAAGGGTCGTATGTGTtatcattgtaagaagcctttGCATCCCGGAATTGGTTGCTTTTATAAGCAAATTGTGTGTTTCTCCTACAAGAAGCCTGGACACAAAGCTAATGAGTGTCCTGAGAAGAAGACTACTACTACTCCTACTGTTCCTGAGAGGCCGAGAGGTCGCATCTTTGTGATGAGCTGTG GGGTTAGAAAGCAAACAGGTGTGAAGTTAATCTCAGCTATGAAGATGgtgaatgctttgaagaagggtcATCAAGCATTCCTATCTGTAGTGACTACTTCTAATTCTCCTTCTCTTCCTCACTTGAAGGATGTTCCCATTGTTTGTGAATTTCCGGATGTATTTCCCGATGAATTAACCGGGATTCCTCCTGAAATAGATGTTGAATTTTCCATTGACCTAGTTCCCGGAACCggtcctattgctaaagctccttatc ATAGTGAAGATTGA
- the LOC141631877 gene encoding uncharacterized protein LOC141631877, translated as MAKNKSTKPNSSNSSTIQQLKSTNNNYNIQSINTEKSPKNGSNNSNNISKNSSSSFDREVEVAKIREEVITMLRSAGIVIPEPVSTSDIPVETVTEEIEEIQPEVSQPGVSESQPPVPDATPEGNFLKLTADDVKDEIEYWSYAIYGYVMGANPPWRALEGYLRREWKDYEISKVAFLPNGLFVVRFATMEHRKLVLEKGMFLFDGKPVIIRPWEPQTKITKVSVKTVPIWVKLMGLDLKFWGDKCLEKLSSLIGNFVHVDDLTMDRTLLGFARIMVEVEVDQQFPDKITFVDEMGQNVTRGVVVTHPGLSGVFNRVQGTGNGAMITPTTTPVNSSQGAVLTPARILTRITRHESRLPGVKDGAFVINFNKEMANTSQLSDIKWCLHIANVDLFGLLDTRVRPGSLNKVVASFCGGWSYCTNHQCHDGGRIWILWKEDRFNVTMVEMTAQFIHLKVKDILTSKQFLVTYVYGFNKIEDRAPLWNDLIRLTATDPWIILGDFNNVLKADEKIGLLVKDAETVPFQYDIDNCGLQDLKSIGSFFTWNNKQPSSTRVFSRIDRVLVNDEWVTNWPDHYAYFAPEGDYDHCPCFIQCNDVQLKKKRPFKFYNMWTGVPDFKNIVKEGWNHHIHGSLMYRVVRKLKLMKSPLKALNHHILVLSDVEQSQSCIPETKSKVQRQLQNKVVQIHDIHGQIVQAPEGILQAFENYYKDLLGTQGNTAAFYQNIVRMGRSVHADDWSAINRIPTKEEIKSIIFGIPDDKSSGPDGYSSCFFKAGWDVMGNDIGEAIINFFHEGKLLKQLNSTNLILCVRLGHILPLLINPAQAAFVKGRSIIGNILISQDLIRLYKRTSVSPRCMLKVDLRKAYDSIEWTFVLQMLRALNFPPHFINLVMQCILPPILLLLMVILMVSSKVDEG; from the exons ATGGCGAAGAATAAATCTACTAAACCTAATTCCTCTAATTCATCTACAATACAACAACTTAAATCaactaataataattataatattcaATCAATTAATACtgaaaaatcaccaaaaaatggCTCTAAtaattcaaataatattagtaaaAATTCTTCCAGTTCTTTTGATCGAGAGGTGGAAGTTGCGAAGATTCGAGAGGAGGTTATTACGATGTTACGGAGCGCTGGAATTGTCATTCCGGAGCCTGTTTCAACATCGGATATTCCAGTGGAGACAGTTACTGAGGAAATTGAAGAGATCCAACCTGAAGTGAGTCAACCAGGTGTGTCGGAGTCTCAGCCGCCTGTGCCTGATGCTACCCCTGAAGGTAATTTTCTCAAACTGACTGCCGATGATGTTAAAGATGAAATTGAATATTGGTCTTATGCGATTTATGGATATGTCATGGGTGCTAACCCACCATGGAGGGCATTGGAAGGGTATCTTAGGAGGGAATGGAAGGATTATGAGATCTCTAAGGTTGCCTTTTTACCTAATGGCCTTTTTGTGGTGAGGTTTGCGACCATGGAACATAGGAAACTGGTTTTGGAGAAGGGAATGTTTTTATTTGATGGAAAACCTGTGATTATTCGTCCATGGGAGCCTCAAACTAAGATTACTAAGGTCTCTGTCAAGACTGTTCCTATTTGGGTGAAACTGATGGGTTTAGACTTGAAGTTCTGGGGAGATAAATGTTTGGAGAAATTGTCTTCCCTGATTGGAAATTTTGTCCATGTTGATGACCTCACTATGGATAGAACCTTGCTTGGATTTGCTAGAATCATGGTAGAGGTTGAAGTGGATCAGCAATTTCCTGATAAAATAACTTTTGTGGATGAAATGGGGCAGAATGTCACT AGAGGTGTTGTGGTCACACATCCTGGATTATCTGGAGTGTTTAACAGGGTGCAAGGTACTGGTAATGGAGCCATGATAACTCCTACTACTACACCTGTGAACAGTTCGCAAGGTGCTGTCTTAACACCTGCCAGGATCTTGACTAGGATCACTAGGCATGAGTCTAGACTACCTGGGGTTAAGGATGGTGCTTTTGTTATCAACTTTAATAAGGAAATGGCTAACACTTCCCAATTG AGTGATATTAAATGGTGTCTACATATTGCTAATGTGGACCTATTTGGGCTCCTTGATACCAGGGTGAGACCTGGTTCTCTAAATAAGGTTGTGGCTAGTTTTTGTGGAGGGTGGAGTTACTGTACTAACCATCAGTGCCATGATGGAGGTAGAATTTGGATATTATGGAAAGAGGACAGGTTTAATGTTACTATGGTGGAGATGACTGCTCAGTTCATACATCTTAAGGTTAAAGATATTCTCACTAGTAAACAGTTCCTTGTTACCTATGTGTATGGTTTTAACAAGATAGAAGACAGGGCTCCTTTATGGAATGACCTTATCAGGTTGACTGCTACAGACCCATGGATTATTTTAGGAGATTTCAACAATGTTCTTAAGGCTGATGAAAAGATTGGACTGCTTGTTAAGGATGCTGAGACAGTTCCTTTTCAATATGATATTGATAACTGTGGACTTCAGGATTTAAAGAGTATTGGCTCTTTTTTTACTTGGAACAACAAACAGCCTAGTTCAACTAGGGTGTTCAGTAGGATTGACAGGGTGTTAGTTAATGATGAGTGGGTTACTAACTGGCCTGATCACTATGCTTATTTTGCACCTGAAGGAGATTATGACCATTGCCCATGTTTTATTCAATGTAATGATGTCCAGTTGAAGAAGAAGAGGCCTTTCAAGTTTTATAATATGTGGACTGGGGTCCCTGACTTTAAGAATATAGTTAAGGAGGGATGGAATCATCATATACATGGCTCTTTGATGTATAGGGTGGTTAGGAAGCTGAAGCTGATGAAGTCCCCTCTTAAAGCACTGAATCATCATATACTAGTCCTCTCAGATGTTGAACAAAGCCAAAGTTGCATTCCTGAGACAAAAAGCAAAGT ACAGAGACAGTTACAGAATAAGGTGGTACAGATTCATGATATTCATGGACAGATTGTTCAAGCACCTGAGGGCATTCTGCAAGCCTTTGAGAATTACTATAAGGACTTGCTGGGGACTCAGGGAAATACTGCTGCATTTTACCAGAATATTGTGAGAATGGGTAGATCTGTCCATGCTGATGATTGGAGTGCTATTAATAGAATTCCAACTAAAGAGGAGATTAAGAGTATCATCTTTGGCATTCCTGATGATAAGAGCTCGGGCCCTGATGGATACTCAAGTTGTTTTTTCAAAGCAGGATGGGATGTTATGGGTAATGATATCGGTGAGGCTATCATTAATTTTTTCCATGAGGGCAAATTACTGAAGCAACTGAATAGTACAAATCTG ATACTTTGTGTGAGACTGGGACATATCCTTCCTCTGCTCATCAACCCAGCCCAGGCTGCGTTTGTTAAAGGAAGAAGTATTATAGGCAACATTCTCATCAGTCAGGATTTGATTAGACTTTACAAGAGGACTAGTGTATCTCCTAGGTGTATGCTTAAGGTTGACTTGAGGAAGGCATATGATTCCATTGAATGGACTTTTGTGCTTCAAATGTTGAGGGCTCTTAACTTTCCTCCACACTTTATCAATCTGGTGATGCAATGTATACTACCACCTATACTATTGCTCTTAATGGTAATACTTATGGTTTCTTCAAAGGTGGATGAGGGCTAA